One genomic window of Nicotiana sylvestris chromosome 10, ASM39365v2, whole genome shotgun sequence includes the following:
- the LOC104246417 gene encoding ras-related protein Rab7-like: MAARKRMLLKVIILGDSGVGKTSLMNQYVNRKFSNQYKATIGADFLTKEIQFEDRLYILQIWDTAGQERFQSLGVAFYRGADCCVLVYDVNVMKSFENLNNWRDEFLIQASPSDPENFPFVVLGNKIDVDGGNSQVVSEKKVKAWCAFKGNIPYFETSAKEGFNVDAAFQCIAKNALKNEPENEIYLPDTIDVAGGSQSRSTRCEC; this comes from the exons ATGGCAGCTCGAAAGCGGATGCTTCTCAAGGTCATAATCCTAGGCGATAGCGG GGTGGGAAAGACGTCTCTGATGAACCA GTATGTGAATCGCAAGTTTAGTAACCAATACAAGGCGACAATCGGAGCTGATTTCTTGACAAAAGAAATTCAGTTTGAGGATAGGTTATACATATTGCAG ATATGGGATACAGCTGGGCAGGAAAGGTTCCAAAGTCTGGGTGTAGCTTTTTACCGTGGAGCAGATTGTTGTGTTCTAGTATATGATGTGAATGTTATGAAGTCATTTGAGAATCTTAACAACTGGAGGGACGAATTTTTAATCCAG GCAAGCCCATCTGATCCCGAGAACTTTCCATTTGTCGTACTGGGGAATAAGATAGATGTTGATGGCGGCAACAGTCAAGTG GTCTCTGAGAAGAAAGTAAAGGCATGGTGTGCTTTCAAGGGAAACATACCATATTTTGAGACCTCAGCAAAAGAGGGATTCAATGTGGATGCAGCTTTCCAGTGTATAGCCAAAAATGCTCTGAAAAATGAACCTGAAAATGAAAT TTACCTTCCGGATACTATTGATGTTGCTGGTGGAAGTCAATCCAGATCAACAAGATGCGAATGTTGA